Proteins encoded within one genomic window of Empedobacter falsenii:
- the bioB gene encoding biotin synthase BioB yields the protein MKISNKTRHDWTKEEIEKIYHQPLLDLVYHASKTHREWHNAREVQVCTLLSVKTGGCPEDCSYCGQAARYHTDIKVEALLPTATVLAHAKKAKEAGSSRFCMAAAWREVRNNRDFDRIIEMVKGVNELGLEVCCTLGMLTEEQAIRLQEAGLHAYNHNLDTSEAYYDEIISTRKFDNRINTIQNVRKAGITVCSGGIIGLGETHQDRISMLLTLSTMPKHPESVPVNALARVKGTPLENNPKVDIWDMVRMIATARIVMPSSVVRLSAGRIEMTEVEQAWCFMAGANSIFTGERETLLVTPNPGVSEDMQMFENLGLLPMVKQETNQTCTH from the coding sequence ATGAAAATATCAAACAAAACACGTCATGATTGGACGAAAGAAGAAATCGAAAAAATTTATCATCAACCTTTATTGGATTTAGTATATCATGCATCCAAAACACATCGAGAATGGCACAATGCAAGAGAAGTACAAGTATGTACCTTGTTATCTGTAAAAACAGGTGGTTGTCCCGAAGATTGTTCATATTGCGGACAAGCAGCACGCTACCATACCGATATTAAAGTAGAAGCATTGTTACCAACAGCAACGGTATTAGCACATGCAAAGAAAGCAAAAGAAGCGGGCTCATCACGTTTTTGTATGGCAGCTGCTTGGCGAGAAGTACGAAATAATCGAGACTTTGATCGAATAATCGAAATGGTGAAAGGTGTAAATGAGTTGGGATTAGAAGTGTGTTGTACATTAGGAATGTTGACAGAAGAGCAAGCGATTCGTTTACAAGAAGCAGGTTTACACGCATATAATCATAATTTAGATACTTCCGAAGCTTATTACGATGAGATTATTTCTACACGTAAATTTGATAATCGAATCAATACGATACAAAATGTACGAAAAGCTGGGATTACAGTTTGTTCGGGCGGAATTATTGGTTTAGGAGAAACACATCAAGATCGAATTTCTATGCTATTAACTTTGTCAACAATGCCAAAACACCCAGAATCTGTACCTGTAAATGCTTTAGCAAGAGTAAAAGGAACGCCTTTAGAAAATAATCCGAAAGTAGATATTTGGGATATGGTTCGTATGATTGCAACAGCTCGTATTGTGATGCCTTCTTCGGTTGTTCGTTTAAGTGCTGGTCGAATAGAAATGACAGAAGTTGAACAAGCTTGGTGTTTTATGGCTGGTGCGAATTCTATTTTTACAGGAGAACGTGAAACCTTACTGGTAACACCTAATCCTGGGGTATCAGAGGATATGCAAATGTTTGAAAATTTAGGTTTACTACCAATGGTTAAACAAGAAACAAATCAGACATGTACACATTAA
- a CDS encoding DUF5458 family protein encodes MENKPQPIQGQQQEQSQEQQFAQKKGNALDVLNKVGGFNFVETVVDGVANMNPTRKARKEIFLNDQNKEEERKDLLKKINLWVELLEDNKSIDQMADSSKNKALSAENNLKSNLKNTLDTVRDLETSYRTIAQFYKNTELDKVNNVSVVNASLEQLQDLDNPLFIDAISEEFKQNYDRLDLRDNYSILALPGYLGSNKVVEKWAKVCNENKVMLVTDFANLDKPDDVVDLFDSANLTGGELHRSNVIMTCNWLVGRGRAEEVGEEENVDLPPSTSLVGKIYKTLMSQVAAGKKHGNINEVDAVKFDLKKSEISQLEKMGLVPMVNEYGKIMAFSAKTLFNGDNIGLQTYSVVRVFDYVTKVLLDFLNRRAFENWNPRNEDDLRRQIVQFLDEIKGPDKLIEKFKIVRFEQDKVNKDRVWLDIRMTPYFPTKSFVIKLDGHKGDDGNEWEAEYQQE; translated from the coding sequence ATGGAAAACAAACCACAACCAATACAAGGACAACAGCAAGAACAAAGTCAAGAACAGCAATTTGCTCAGAAGAAAGGAAATGCGCTTGATGTTTTAAATAAAGTAGGAGGATTTAATTTTGTAGAAACTGTCGTTGACGGAGTTGCAAATATGAATCCGACAAGAAAAGCGCGTAAAGAGATTTTCTTAAATGATCAAAATAAAGAAGAAGAGCGTAAAGATTTATTGAAAAAAATTAATCTTTGGGTTGAATTATTAGAAGATAATAAATCAATCGATCAAATGGCAGATTCTTCTAAAAATAAAGCACTATCAGCAGAAAACAATCTAAAATCAAACTTAAAAAATACATTAGATACTGTTCGCGATTTAGAAACTTCTTACCGTACAATAGCTCAGTTTTATAAAAATACAGAGTTAGATAAAGTTAATAATGTGAGTGTTGTAAATGCAAGTTTAGAGCAATTGCAAGATTTGGATAATCCCTTATTTATTGATGCAATTTCGGAAGAATTTAAACAAAATTATGATCGTTTAGATTTACGCGATAATTACTCAATTTTAGCTTTACCAGGTTATCTAGGATCGAATAAAGTTGTAGAAAAATGGGCAAAAGTTTGTAACGAAAACAAAGTAATGTTGGTTACTGATTTTGCGAATTTAGATAAACCAGATGATGTAGTTGATTTATTTGATTCTGCAAATTTAACAGGAGGAGAGTTGCACAGAAGTAATGTAATTATGACGTGTAATTGGCTTGTAGGACGCGGTAGAGCAGAGGAAGTAGGTGAAGAAGAAAATGTAGATTTGCCACCTTCAACGTCTTTGGTAGGTAAAATTTATAAAACATTGATGTCTCAAGTTGCAGCAGGAAAAAAACATGGAAATATCAACGAAGTTGATGCCGTTAAATTCGATTTGAAGAAAAGTGAAATTTCTCAATTAGAAAAAATGGGATTGGTTCCGATGGTAAACGAATATGGGAAAATCATGGCTTTTTCTGCAAAAACGTTGTTCAACGGAGACAATATTGGTTTACAAACTTATTCTGTCGTTCGTGTTTTTGATTATGTGACGAAAGTATTGTTAGATTTCTTAAATCGACGTGCTTTTGAAAACTGGAATCCTCGTAATGAAGATGATTTGAGAAGACAAATCGTACAGTTCTTAGATGAAATTAAAGGACCAGATAAATTAATCGAAAAGTTCAAAATTGTACGTTTTGAGCAAGATAAAGTAAATAAAGATCGTGTTTGGTTAGATATTCGTATGACACCATATTTTCCAACAAAAAGTTTTGTGATCAAATTAGATGGTCACAAAGGTGATGATGGAAATGAGTGGGAAGCAGAATATCAACAAGAATAA
- a CDS encoding FAD-dependent oxidoreductase: protein MSTRENWISCKNCNGLGKKSQGVSKRKLSRYESAVAQSKKNENFITPNKPKSSMQICTICSGTGLITTNERPSFNEKKYPHVAIVGAGIGGIALALACLHRQIPFTLFERDRAFNDRSQGYGLTLQQASKELKKFGIQTLEEGIVSTLHLAHTIEGNVIGEWGIRKLQDKEAIEAKNKNKHTNIHIARQSLRLAFLNQLGGDNQVLWNHQLIDFKVNDKIELTFDVDGIQKNFKADLLIGADGIRSTVRRLVINEENSPLRYLGCIVILGICKLDALANLENHLLDGATVFQTANGTERMYMMPYDKNSVMWQFSFPMLENEAIALSKKGSEALKIEVAKRTHWHSPIPEIITATESQQITGYPVYDRDLLMSNLLENAGPVTLIGDAAHPMSPFKGQGANQALLDALLLAQKITSAYNNIQNKQINLREEVLQQYEKEMMERSSVKVKKSADAAKFLHSDIVLQEGNVTFGSKWSSSI, encoded by the coding sequence TTGAGTACTCGAGAAAATTGGATAAGCTGCAAGAATTGTAATGGACTTGGAAAAAAAAGTCAAGGAGTTTCGAAAAGGAAACTATCGCGTTATGAATCAGCTGTTGCTCAATCTAAAAAGAATGAAAATTTTATTACTCCGAATAAACCAAAAAGTTCGATGCAGATCTGTACTATTTGCTCAGGAACTGGTTTGATCACTACAAATGAACGCCCTTCATTTAACGAAAAAAAATATCCTCATGTCGCAATTGTCGGAGCTGGAATTGGTGGAATTGCATTGGCATTAGCGTGTTTACATCGTCAAATTCCTTTTACACTTTTTGAACGTGATCGAGCTTTCAACGATCGTTCGCAAGGTTATGGGCTAACGTTACAACAAGCAAGTAAAGAATTAAAAAAATTTGGAATCCAAACTTTAGAGGAAGGAATAGTTTCTACATTGCATTTAGCACATACTATAGAAGGAAATGTGATTGGCGAATGGGGAATAAGAAAATTGCAAGATAAAGAAGCAATTGAAGCTAAAAACAAGAATAAACATACCAATATTCATATTGCGAGGCAATCTTTACGCTTAGCTTTTTTGAATCAATTAGGTGGTGATAATCAAGTCTTATGGAATCATCAATTAATCGATTTTAAAGTTAATGATAAAATAGAATTAACGTTTGATGTTGATGGAATTCAAAAAAACTTTAAAGCTGATTTACTTATTGGTGCAGATGGCATACGAAGTACAGTTCGTCGATTGGTTATAAATGAGGAAAATAGTCCATTACGTTATTTGGGTTGTATTGTTATTTTAGGCATTTGTAAACTGGATGCTTTAGCAAATTTAGAAAATCATTTGTTGGATGGTGCAACGGTATTTCAAACAGCAAATGGAACAGAACGGATGTATATGATGCCTTATGACAAAAATTCGGTTATGTGGCAATTTAGTTTTCCAATGTTAGAAAATGAAGCGATAGCTTTGAGTAAAAAAGGTTCAGAGGCGTTAAAGATAGAAGTCGCTAAAAGAACGCATTGGCACTCTCCTATTCCTGAAATTATTACAGCTACAGAATCCCAACAAATCACTGGATACCCAGTTTATGATCGAGATTTATTAATGTCAAACTTATTAGAAAATGCTGGTCCAGTTACTTTAATAGGCGATGCGGCTCATCCTATGAGTCCTTTTAAAGGGCAAGGTGCAAATCAAGCTTTGTTAGATGCTTTGTTATTGGCGCAAAAAATTACTTCAGCTTATAACAATATTCAAAATAAACAGATTAATTTGCGTGAAGAAGTTTTACAACAATACGAAAAAGAAATGATGGAACGAAGTAGCGTTAAAGTAAAAAAATCAGCAGATGCAGCCAAATTTCTACATTCAGATATTGTGCTTCAGGAAGGAAACGTTACGTTCGGTTCTAAATGGTCTTCCAGTATTTAA
- the bioA gene encoding adenosylmethionine--8-amino-7-oxononanoate transaminase, whose translation MYTLKERDQLVNWHPYTQMKKANNIIPIVRGEGSYIYDENNKQYIDAVSSWWVSLHGHAHPYIAQKMHEQLTTLEHVIFAGFTHRPAIELSERLLALLPTNQKKAFYSDNGSTAIEVALKMCLQYHFNKKEDRPVILAFKNAYHGDTFGAMSVSGRGIWTEPFNEKLFDVIFIDTPNAENIEAIKSQIKEVATKVACFIYEPLIQGASGMLMHQAEYLDQLMSYCRAHNILMIQDEIFVGFGRTGKLFAANHLTEVPDIMCFSKGLTGGTLPLGVTTCTDEIYQAFYADDLNKTLFHGHSFTASPLACTAALASLDLLLQTSTQQQIENIVHQHQFFVASIQNHPKVKAIRQCGTILALEWNTDEETSYFSDIHEKLYPYFLEKGILLRPLGNIIYLVPPYCISTDDLNYIYDTIRQALIELV comes from the coding sequence ATGTACACATTAAAAGAGCGCGATCAGTTGGTGAATTGGCATCCTTATACGCAGATGAAAAAAGCCAATAATATTATTCCAATTGTAAGAGGAGAAGGAAGTTATATTTACGATGAAAATAACAAGCAATATATTGATGCGGTTTCATCGTGGTGGGTATCGTTGCATGGGCATGCGCATCCGTATATCGCACAGAAAATGCACGAACAGCTAACAACTTTGGAACATGTTATTTTTGCAGGATTTACGCATCGACCTGCAATTGAATTGTCTGAACGTTTATTGGCTCTTTTACCAACCAACCAAAAAAAAGCATTTTACAGTGATAATGGATCAACAGCGATTGAGGTTGCATTAAAAATGTGTTTACAATATCATTTCAATAAAAAAGAAGATAGACCTGTGATTTTAGCGTTCAAAAATGCCTATCATGGCGATACTTTTGGCGCGATGTCGGTAAGTGGAAGAGGAATTTGGACAGAACCTTTTAACGAAAAGCTTTTTGATGTCATTTTTATTGATACACCGAATGCAGAAAATATAGAAGCTATTAAATCGCAAATAAAAGAAGTTGCAACTAAAGTAGCGTGTTTTATTTACGAACCTTTGATACAAGGAGCTTCGGGGATGTTGATGCATCAGGCTGAATATTTAGATCAATTGATGAGTTATTGTAGAGCACATAATATTTTAATGATTCAAGACGAGATTTTTGTTGGATTTGGTCGTACAGGTAAATTATTTGCAGCAAATCATTTGACAGAAGTTCCAGATATTATGTGTTTTTCGAAAGGCTTAACAGGTGGTACTTTACCTTTGGGCGTTACAACTTGTACAGACGAAATTTACCAAGCCTTTTATGCAGATGATTTGAATAAAACATTATTCCACGGACATTCTTTTACGGCAAGTCCATTGGCATGTACTGCTGCGTTAGCAAGTCTTGATTTGTTGTTACAAACCTCTACACAACAGCAAATTGAAAATATAGTGCATCAACATCAATTTTTTGTTGCATCTATTCAAAATCATCCTAAAGTAAAAGCGATAAGACAATGCGGAACTATTTTGGCGTTGGAATGGAATACAGACGAAGAAACGTCTTATTTTAGTGATATACACGAAAAGCTGTATCCTTACTTTTTAGAGAAAGGTATATTGTTGCGTCCATTAGGAAATATAATTTATTTGGTTCCTCCTTATTGTATTTCGACTGATGATCTAAATTATATTTATGATACGATTCGTCAAGCTTTAATTGAGTTGGTTTAG
- a CDS encoding TssN family type VI secretion system protein, with the protein MKTIFFRYLLMPLIVAILVFIMGLIRKAKPAIQIKHIIVYVLLSGLCLALPGFFGFSGNLFNPFWYLISQIVYLGLGIIHVNLLHKYFRKHIDKVWMSILFESVMTLTCIAFGGYLFTMIFKYMGDGLGNPYMAATSIFTFVFPLAFYYCYIQFISIPFDIYKTWRYDPDQKPFNFDGVDFDRLMVLNVELGKNIDDSKRFLIKAKTLPTEITFGDWFFRVVDDYNFKNPNTIIELIDQNKESYYWIFYVKKSFFSKRRYVDFERDITTNRITENETIICKRVIRHQEEGVKKLNNTNL; encoded by the coding sequence ATGAAAACAATTTTTTTTAGGTACTTATTAATGCCATTGATCGTTGCGATTTTGGTTTTTATAATGGGACTTATTAGAAAAGCAAAACCTGCAATCCAAATAAAACATATTATTGTATATGTCTTATTAAGTGGATTATGTTTGGCTTTGCCAGGTTTTTTTGGTTTTTCCGGAAATCTATTCAATCCATTTTGGTACTTAATTTCTCAAATAGTTTACTTGGGATTAGGAATTATTCATGTTAATCTTTTGCACAAATATTTTCGAAAACATATCGATAAAGTTTGGATGAGTATCCTTTTTGAAAGTGTAATGACTTTAACGTGTATTGCATTTGGAGGTTATCTTTTTACAATGATTTTTAAATACATGGGAGATGGATTAGGTAATCCGTATATGGCAGCGACAAGTATATTTACGTTTGTTTTTCCTTTAGCGTTTTACTATTGTTATATTCAATTTATCAGTATTCCTTTTGATATTTATAAAACATGGAGATATGATCCAGATCAAAAACCTTTCAATTTTGATGGAGTAGATTTCGATCGATTGATGGTGTTAAATGTAGAGTTAGGAAAAAATATTGATGATAGTAAAAGATTTTTGATAAAAGCAAAAACTCTTCCTACGGAAATCACTTTTGGAGATTGGTTTTTTAGAGTAGTGGATGATTATAATTTCAAAAATCCAAATACGATTATTGAATTAATAGATCAAAATAAAGAATCTTATTATTGGATATTTTATGTAAAGAAATCATTCTTTAGCAAGCGAAGATATGTTGATTTTGAGCGAGATATTACAACAAACAGAATTACAGAAAACGAAACAATTATTTGTAAACGTGTAATTCGTCATCAAGAAGAAGGAGTTAAAAAACTTAATAATACAAACCTATGA
- a CDS encoding type VI secretion system contractile sheath small subunit, with product MIRKIFDLKQIVKNFIDHSIFKKNTENKHKQNINLKSNTMAVYNYGVGGNEVKVDANEAIQNIQENRTLLVSQLTSDEPFVPEVVKGLKTIEDVFRHFEPSVSVQHQTEDGTIIDEEFRFQNLGDFTPKTLTQKSDYLKQLSIEQEQYNKILRQLKNNKILKTIVENEQTKEALIDVLKEIAQELEKK from the coding sequence ATGATTCGTAAAATATTTGATTTAAAACAAATCGTTAAAAATTTTATCGATCATTCTATTTTTAAGAAAAATACAGAAAATAAACATAAACAAAACATTAACTTAAAATCAAACACTATGGCAGTATATAATTATGGAGTTGGAGGTAACGAAGTAAAAGTAGATGCTAACGAAGCTATCCAAAATATACAAGAAAACAGAACTTTACTTGTAAGTCAATTAACATCAGACGAACCATTTGTACCAGAAGTAGTAAAAGGTTTAAAAACGATTGAAGATGTATTTCGTCATTTCGAGCCTTCTGTGTCTGTACAACATCAAACAGAAGATGGAACAATTATCGATGAAGAATTTAGATTTCAGAATTTAGGAGATTTTACACCTAAAACATTAACCCAAAAATCTGATTATTTAAAACAATTAAGTATCGAACAAGAGCAATACAATAAGATTTTGAGACAGTTGAAAAACAATAAAATCTTGAAAACTATTGTTGAAAATGAGCAAACGAAAGAAGCTTTAATTGATGTCTTAAAAGAAATTGCTCAAGAATTAGAGAAGAAATAA
- a CDS encoding amidohydrolase family protein, with amino-acid sequence MIRLFKQCFLIAIAAALLIACKKEKTKVDLLIKNATVFDATGIDPISNASVTIKGGKIVAVQKGEITDVKATKTIDAGGKFVMPGLINSHLHLFWNMYDMPPKMPATNDAQANKFIENELTKRLKGHLEQGITSILSPIDFEPYIYNVREKVAKGEISGPRVFAAGPVLLKSGDYYACAGLEGEDLKWCNEHVRLPIENPEEARKSVQKLVKQKADVVVYDGVTNQTKFNKEVLTAIVDEAHKNNLKVFVHNADAKDVPNMVAAGVDVFIHPPAKTKDVDGKYLKVIGEKKIPIAITLGFMQRYMKLGFATPKDRNDYDIMQNNVQVMLKAGAVPLFTSDVPGIPPTEVVPMVTGVMTGQGIDNKTILLSATKEGGKALGAKNLGTLEPGKIADVILVDGNPLKQIADLQKVKTVIKDGKIVVEK; translated from the coding sequence ATGATTAGACTATTTAAACAATGCTTTTTAATTGCTATTGCAGCAGCCCTTTTAATTGCTTGTAAAAAAGAAAAAACAAAAGTAGATTTATTAATTAAAAACGCAACTGTTTTTGATGCAACAGGAATTGATCCTATTTCTAATGCAAGCGTAACTATCAAAGGTGGAAAAATAGTAGCAGTACAAAAAGGTGAAATAACTGATGTAAAAGCTACAAAAACTATTGATGCAGGAGGTAAGTTTGTTATGCCTGGACTTATTAATTCACATTTACATTTATTCTGGAATATGTATGACATGCCTCCAAAAATGCCTGCAACAAATGATGCTCAAGCAAATAAATTTATTGAAAATGAATTAACTAAACGTTTAAAAGGTCATTTAGAACAAGGAATAACATCTATACTTTCTCCAATAGATTTTGAACCATATATTTATAATGTTAGAGAAAAAGTTGCAAAAGGAGAAATTAGCGGACCTCGTGTTTTTGCTGCTGGTCCTGTTTTACTTAAATCTGGTGATTATTACGCATGTGCTGGACTAGAAGGAGAAGATTTAAAATGGTGTAACGAACATGTAAGATTACCAATTGAAAATCCTGAAGAAGCACGTAAATCTGTTCAAAAATTAGTAAAACAAAAAGCTGATGTTGTTGTTTATGATGGTGTAACAAATCAAACCAAATTCAACAAAGAAGTCTTAACTGCTATTGTTGATGAAGCACACAAAAATAATTTAAAAGTGTTTGTTCATAATGCTGATGCAAAAGATGTTCCTAATATGGTAGCTGCTGGCGTAGATGTATTTATTCATCCTCCAGCAAAAACAAAAGATGTTGATGGAAAATATTTGAAAGTAATTGGAGAAAAGAAAATTCCAATTGCAATTACACTTGGCTTTATGCAACGTTATATGAAACTTGGTTTTGCAACTCCAAAAGACAGAAATGATTATGATATTATGCAAAATAACGTCCAAGTAATGTTGAAAGCAGGAGCAGTTCCATTATTCACTTCTGATGTTCCAGGAATTCCTCCAACAGAAGTAGTACCTATGGTTACAGGAGTAATGACTGGTCAAGGAATTGACAATAAAACAATTCTTTTATCTGCAACAAAAGAAGGCGGAAAAGCTTTGGGAGCAAAAAATTTAGGAACTCTGGAACCAGGTAAAATTGCAGATGTTATTCTTGTTGATGGTAATCCGCTAAAACAAATTGCAGATCTTCAAAAAGTAAAAACAGTCATAAAAGATGGAAAAATTGTAGTTGAAAAATAA
- the bioD gene encoding dethiobiotin synthase, producing the protein MSKQLFVTGIGTGVGKTIVSAILTEALQADYWKPIQSGDLDSSDSLLVESLTSPKLKIHQERYALQKAASPHQSAKEEAIDINLNDFEIPKTTNSLIIEGAGGLFVPINEEDFMIDLVQQFNLPTVVVATNYLGCINHTLLTIEILKLRNITIEYFVFNGEFDEDTSRVIKNHLPSDISIIITPKLNSINSSEVRNIAETIKHQFNI; encoded by the coding sequence ATGTCTAAACAATTATTTGTTACAGGAATAGGGACAGGAGTTGGAAAAACAATTGTTTCAGCAATATTAACTGAAGCTTTACAAGCTGATTATTGGAAACCAATACAATCAGGAGATTTAGATTCATCAGATAGTTTGTTGGTTGAATCGTTAACTTCTCCAAAACTGAAGATTCATCAAGAACGTTATGCTTTACAAAAAGCCGCTTCACCACATCAATCTGCAAAAGAAGAAGCAATTGATATCAATTTAAATGATTTTGAAATTCCCAAAACAACCAATTCTCTTATTATTGAAGGAGCGGGCGGATTATTTGTTCCTATTAATGAAGAAGATTTTATGATTGATCTTGTTCAGCAATTTAATCTTCCAACAGTTGTGGTTGCAACGAATTATTTGGGTTGTATTAATCATACATTATTAACGATTGAAATACTGAAATTAAGAAATATCACTATCGAATATTTTGTGTTTAATGGTGAATTTGATGAAGACACTTCTCGTGTTATAAAAAATCATTTGCCTTCGGATATTTCTATCATCATTACACCAAAACTCAATTCAATAAACTCAAGCGAAGTGAGAAATATTGCAGAAACAATTAAGCATCAATTTAATATTTAA
- a CDS encoding aminotransferase class I/II-fold pyridoxal phosphate-dependent enzyme, translating to MSKFFNLLRLSLFEREQKGIKRTLKVRSSGIDFYSNDYLGLAKNEILHQQILNEFIAQPTLLYGSTGARLISGNSDYLSETEELIAKEHKVEAAILFSSGYNANLALFSALLTRHDTVIVDENIHRSVHDGIKLSNAKKLKFKHNDLDHLEKLLQRVKERCFIAVESLYSMDGDCAPLIELVELAHKYNAALVVDEAHAFGVFDYGLVHQLGLQHKVFVTVVTYGKAMGMSGASILANQLVIDYLINYASPFIYTTAITDFHVTGLRKGYQFIKENKSLQESLQHNISHFRNSNLTSSSNKNSPIQILKFESTNQLTKIKNQLEEVEINTFAVFPPTVAEERLRICLHAFNTQEEINQLIEKIKENV from the coding sequence ATGTCGAAATTTTTTAATTTATTGCGACTATCTCTATTTGAAAGAGAACAAAAAGGAATTAAAAGAACATTAAAAGTTCGCTCTTCTGGAATTGATTTTTATAGTAATGATTATTTAGGATTAGCTAAAAATGAAATTTTACATCAGCAAATTTTAAATGAGTTTATAGCACAACCAACCTTACTTTATGGTTCTACTGGAGCACGTTTGATTAGTGGGAATTCCGATTATTTAAGTGAAACGGAAGAGCTGATTGCGAAAGAACATAAAGTAGAAGCTGCAATACTTTTTTCATCTGGATATAATGCTAATTTAGCACTCTTTTCCGCACTTTTAACTCGACATGATACTGTTATAGTTGATGAAAATATACATCGTTCAGTGCATGATGGGATTAAATTATCCAACGCAAAAAAATTAAAATTTAAACATAACGATTTAGATCATTTAGAGAAATTATTACAAAGAGTAAAAGAGCGTTGTTTTATCGCGGTAGAAAGTTTGTATTCGATGGATGGTGATTGTGCTCCATTAATTGAACTGGTTGAATTAGCCCATAAATACAATGCTGCATTAGTGGTAGATGAAGCTCATGCTTTTGGTGTTTTTGATTACGGATTGGTTCATCAATTGGGATTACAACACAAAGTATTTGTAACGGTTGTAACCTATGGAAAAGCAATGGGAATGAGCGGTGCTTCTATTTTAGCTAATCAGTTAGTGATTGATTATCTCATTAATTATGCTTCACCTTTTATTTACACCACAGCTATTACTGATTTTCATGTGACAGGTTTACGAAAAGGTTATCAGTTTATCAAAGAAAATAAATCGCTTCAAGAAAGTTTACAACATAATATATCACATTTTAGAAATAGTAATTTAACTAGTTCTTCGAATAAAAATAGTCCAATTCAAATTCTAAAGTTTGAGTCTACAAACCAATTGACCAAAATCAAAAATCAATTAGAAGAGGTTGAAATAAACACTTTTGCGGTATTTCCACCTACAGTAGCAGAAGAGCGCTTACGAATCTGTTTGCATGCTTTTAATACACAAGAAGAAATTAATCAATTAATAGAAAAGATAAAGGAAAATGTCTAA
- a CDS encoding glucose 1-dehydrogenase, which translates to MDTSKLFDLTGKTAIVTGGGNGIGKACCEMLAAYGANVVVSDYKIEPANKVVEEITSKGGKAIALDCDVTKDEALVNLVEKTLEAYGQINILVNNVGGGGAGRESPYEISVNEFERVFQMNVFSMWRLCQLVSPHMKSSGYGSIINMSSMASINKSPAISAYASSKAAINHMTRNLAFDFGPEIRINAVGPGAIRTQALQTVLTPEIEKTMLKHTPLERLGEPEDIAGAVLYFAAPVSVWVSGQVLFVNGGGVQTLD; encoded by the coding sequence ATGGATACATCAAAATTATTTGATTTAACAGGAAAAACTGCTATTGTAACAGGAGGTGGTAATGGTATAGGAAAAGCTTGTTGTGAAATGCTTGCCGCATATGGAGCTAATGTAGTGGTGTCGGATTATAAGATAGAACCTGCAAATAAAGTTGTGGAAGAAATTACATCAAAAGGAGGAAAGGCAATTGCACTGGATTGTGATGTGACAAAAGATGAGGCATTAGTAAATTTGGTTGAAAAGACGCTAGAAGCTTATGGACAAATTAATATTTTAGTAAATAATGTAGGTGGCGGTGGAGCTGGAAGAGAAAGTCCATATGAAATTTCTGTTAATGAGTTTGAACGAGTTTTTCAGATGAATGTTTTTAGTATGTGGCGTTTATGTCAGTTAGTTTCTCCGCATATGAAATCTTCTGGCTACGGAAGTATTATCAATATGTCGTCTATGGCATCTATTAATAAAAGTCCTGCTATTAGTGCTTATGCTTCATCTAAAGCGGCTATTAATCATATGACACGTAATTTGGCTTTTGATTTTGGACCAGAAATTAGAATCAATGCTGTTGGACCAGGTGCTATTCGTACACAGGCTTTACAAACTGTTTTGACTCCTGAAATAGAGAAAACCATGTTAAAACATACACCTTTAGAACGCCTTGGAGAACCAGAAGATATTGCAGGTGCTGTATTGTATTTTGCGGCTCCAGTTTCGGTTTGGGTTAGCGGACAAGTACTGTTTGTAAATGGTGGGGGAGTACAAACATTAGATTAA